Proteins encoded by one window of Pseudonocardia alni:
- a CDS encoding TetR/AcrR family transcriptional regulator, with protein MPKVLGSLATHREQVRERVFDALRGQLYERGFDTVTLSGVAAAAGVGRTALYNHFPDRQALLVAFVEHEAERYVAELDAALAEAADPRERLAAFARLQLRRLAEFHLPPGQALAGALDPAAYRRIAAHADPISDRLVAVLRAGAADGSMVDDDPHVLAAVVSAALSSRRIVEVEPDALDATVETAVAAVLRAVSTIVRD; from the coding sequence GTGCCGAAGGTCCTGGGCTCGCTGGCGACGCACCGCGAGCAGGTGCGCGAGCGGGTGTTCGACGCCCTGCGCGGGCAGCTCTACGAACGTGGCTTCGACACGGTGACCCTGTCCGGGGTCGCCGCGGCCGCCGGCGTGGGGCGCACGGCGCTCTACAACCACTTCCCCGACCGCCAGGCCCTGCTCGTCGCGTTCGTCGAGCACGAGGCGGAGCGCTACGTCGCCGAGCTCGACGCCGCGCTCGCCGAGGCCGCGGACCCCCGCGAACGGCTCGCCGCCTTCGCCCGGCTGCAGCTGCGCCGCCTCGCCGAGTTCCACCTCCCGCCCGGCCAGGCGCTGGCCGGTGCCCTCGACCCGGCCGCCTACCGGCGGATCGCCGCGCACGCCGACCCCATCTCCGACCGGCTGGTGGCCGTCCTCCGGGCCGGCGCCGCCGACGGCTCGATGGTCGACGACGACCCGCACGTGCTCGCCGCCGTGGTCTCGGCCGCGCTGTCGAGCCGTCGGATCGTCGAGGTCGAGCCGGACGCGCTGGACGCGACGGTGGAGACCGCGGTGGCCGCCGTGCTGCGAGCGGTCTCGACGATTGTCCGCGACTGA
- a CDS encoding biliverdin-producing heme oxygenase, which translates to MDATTPITGTLSADLRQATWAVHERAHRCSYFGALFDGDLPLDAYTLLAEQYVAIYTALEEAGDALAADPVAAPFVIDELRRVPALHADLDALGGGVPRVLPSTAAYVARLREAASDPALFVAHHYTRYLGDLAGGQVVGKVLQRTYGIEGPGRLFYDFRALGSPSAFRTRYRALLDDAAWTPAQRARLLAEAVHAFELNIAVLTEMAEEVGLAQPLAS; encoded by the coding sequence ATGGACGCCACGACCCCCATCACGGGCACGCTGTCCGCCGATCTCCGCCAGGCCACCTGGGCGGTGCACGAGCGGGCCCACCGGTGCAGCTACTTCGGGGCGCTGTTCGACGGTGATCTCCCGTTGGACGCCTACACCCTGCTCGCCGAGCAGTACGTCGCGATCTACACCGCGCTGGAGGAGGCCGGGGACGCCCTGGCCGCCGACCCGGTCGCGGCCCCGTTCGTGATCGACGAGCTGCGCCGGGTGCCCGCCCTGCACGCCGACCTCGACGCCCTCGGCGGCGGCGTCCCGCGGGTCCTGCCCTCCACGGCGGCCTACGTGGCGCGGCTGCGCGAGGCCGCTTCGGACCCGGCGCTGTTCGTGGCCCACCACTACACCCGCTACCTGGGTGACCTGGCCGGCGGCCAGGTCGTCGGGAAGGTCCTGCAGCGCACCTACGGCATCGAGGGCCCCGGGCGGCTGTTCTACGACTTCAGGGCCCTCGGCAGCCCGTCGGCGTTCCGGACCCGGTACCGCGCCCTGCTCGACGACGCGGCCTGGACCCCGGCGCAGCGGGCCCGGCTGCTCGCCGAGGCGGTGCACGCCTTCGAGCTGAACATCGCCGTCCTCACCGAGATGGCCGAGGAGGTCGGGCTCGCGCAGCCGCTGGCGTCCTGA
- a CDS encoding SDR family NAD(P)-dependent oxidoreductase gives MSSPGIDPDELATALKVLARVDDLPPEHPDAVVVRRATAGIWKSVRLRRRAEKRQAEKSSDEAVTAATATGAAGRIDDETAGIPLVSTTPGATAGTLHRARGCYVCKTRYTVVDAFYHQLCQDCAAAHRAHRDARTDLSGRRALLTGGRAKIGMYIALRLLRDGAHLTITTRFPRDAARRFAALPDSAQWLHRLRVIGVDLRDPGQVVAVADEVAAAGPLDILVNNAAQTVRRSPGSYSALEAAEHEELPAGELPEIVSFTSASREHPLLLAGAVPGGRDLAALATTARSASPERMAAGTAVDAGGLLPDTAAVNSWVDHVQHVDPLELLEVQLCNQTAPFVLVSRLRPAMAASSARNKYVVNVSAMEGVFGRGYKGPGHPHTNMAKAALNMLTRTSAGEMFATDRILMTAVDTGWITDERPHPMKLRLAEEGFHAPLDLADGAARVYHPIVAGEAGEDLHGVFLKNYRVSSW, from the coding sequence GTGTCCAGCCCCGGCATCGACCCGGACGAGCTCGCGACCGCGCTGAAGGTACTGGCCCGGGTCGACGACCTGCCACCCGAACACCCCGACGCCGTGGTCGTCCGGCGGGCGACCGCGGGGATCTGGAAGTCGGTGCGGCTGCGGCGCCGCGCCGAGAAGCGGCAGGCCGAGAAGTCCTCCGACGAGGCCGTCACCGCCGCCACCGCGACCGGCGCGGCCGGACGCATCGACGACGAGACCGCCGGCATCCCGCTGGTGTCGACCACCCCCGGCGCGACCGCGGGGACGCTGCACCGCGCCCGCGGCTGCTACGTGTGCAAGACGCGCTACACCGTCGTCGACGCCTTCTACCACCAGCTGTGCCAGGACTGCGCCGCCGCGCACCGTGCCCACCGCGACGCCCGTACCGACCTGTCCGGGCGCCGCGCGCTGCTCACCGGCGGCCGCGCCAAGATCGGGATGTACATCGCGCTGCGGCTGCTGCGCGACGGCGCGCACCTCACCATCACCACCCGTTTCCCGCGCGACGCCGCCCGCCGCTTCGCCGCGCTGCCCGACTCGGCGCAGTGGCTGCACCGGCTGCGGGTGATCGGGGTGGATCTGCGTGACCCGGGCCAGGTCGTCGCCGTCGCCGACGAGGTCGCCGCCGCGGGGCCGCTGGACATCCTGGTCAACAACGCCGCGCAGACGGTGCGCCGCTCCCCCGGCTCGTACTCCGCGCTGGAGGCCGCCGAGCACGAGGAGCTGCCGGCGGGCGAGCTGCCGGAGATCGTGTCGTTCACCAGTGCCTCGCGCGAGCACCCGCTCCTGCTGGCCGGCGCGGTCCCGGGCGGGCGCGACCTGGCCGCGCTGGCGACGACGGCCCGTTCGGCGTCGCCGGAGCGGATGGCCGCCGGCACCGCGGTGGACGCGGGCGGGCTGCTGCCCGACACCGCGGCGGTCAACAGCTGGGTCGACCACGTCCAGCACGTGGACCCGCTCGAGCTGCTCGAGGTGCAGCTGTGCAACCAGACGGCGCCGTTCGTGCTGGTCTCGCGGCTGCGCCCGGCGATGGCGGCGTCGAGCGCCCGCAACAAGTACGTCGTGAACGTCTCGGCGATGGAGGGCGTGTTCGGACGCGGCTACAAGGGGCCCGGGCACCCGCACACGAACATGGCGAAGGCCGCGCTGAACATGCTGACCCGCACCAGCGCGGGCGAGATGTTCGCGACCGACCGGATCCTGATGACCGCGGTGGACACCGGCTGGATCACCGACGAGCGTCCGCACCCGATGAAGCTGCGCCTGGCCGAGGAGGGGTTCCACGCCCCGCTCGACCTCGCCGACGGCGCCGCCCGGGTCTACCACCCGATCGTCGCCGGGGAGGCCGGCGAGGACCTGCACGGAGTGTTCCTGAAGAACTACCGCGTGTCCTCCTGGTAG